The following coding sequences lie in one Phragmites australis chromosome 8, lpPhrAust1.1, whole genome shotgun sequence genomic window:
- the LOC133926561 gene encoding casparian strip membrane protein 1, which translates to MKGSSEHGETSKAPLSRGVSKGVSVLDLILRSIAIIGTLASAIAMGTTNETLPFFTQFIQFKAQYSDLPSLTFFVVANSIVCAYLILSLPLSIVHIIRSRAKYSRLLLIFLDAAMLALVTAGASAAAAIVYLAHKGNVRANWLAICQQFDSFCERISGSLIGSFGAMVILILLILLSAIALARR; encoded by the exons ATGAAAGGATCTAGTGAGCATGGCGAGACCTCGAAGGCGCCCCTGAGCAGGGGGGTCAGCAAAGGAGTGTCAGTACTGGATCTCATACTTCGCTCCATTGCCATCATTGGAACCCTTGCTAGTGCCATTGCCATGGGCACTACCAACGAGACGCTGCCTTTCTTCACACAGTTCATCCAGTTCAAAGCGCAGTACAGTGATCTCCCGAGTCTCAC GTTCTTTGTCGTGGCAAATTCTATTGTCTGCGCCTATCTCATCCTTTCACTCCCGCTATCTATTGTGCACATCATTAGGAGCAGGGCTAAATACAGcaggttgctcttgatctttcTTGACGCG GCAATGCTGGCACTGGTGACTGCGGGAGCATCTGCAGCAGCAGCTATTGTGTACTTAGCACACAAGGGTAATGTCAGGGCAAACTGGCTTGCTATTTGCCAGCAGTTCGACTCATTCTGCGAGCGTATCTCTGGCTCCCTCATTGGTTCGTTTGGAGCCATGGTTATCCTGATACTGCTAATATTACTCTCTGCCATTGCCCTGGCGAGGCGCTAG